The following coding sequences lie in one Miscanthus floridulus cultivar M001 chromosome 9, ASM1932011v1, whole genome shotgun sequence genomic window:
- the LOC136481871 gene encoding uncharacterized protein: MAAFMASGRAMASSRPSFVTPRSFFNWGKGAREAALPPPQLQFRFHDVEPPFPMSLVAKTHLRDRELKCCYKATVDGFSATDFHRRCDFKGPCVVVGYTDGGFRFGGFSPEGYRSTDDYYDTLDAFLFYWPDDELALAAPAEATEASPPLPVVLPKVGGSGAALFDYSRGGPQFGADGLLIGPPLTAVMGVFTGPDSSAGVGDLRSARSRLGLSYARRADGKESLFGDEGRSQLAEVLVFCNPEIASLY, from the exons ATGGCGGCGTTCATGGCTAGCGGCAGGGCCATGGCATCGAGCAGGCCAAGCTTCGTCACCCCTCGAAGCTTCTTTAACTGGGGCAAAGGCGCGAGAGAagccgcgctgccgccgccgcagctgcaGTTCCGGTTCCACGACGTCGAGCCGCCGTTCCCCATGTCGCTCGTGGCAAAAACACACCTCAGAG ACCGTGAGCTCAAGTGCTGCTACAAGGCCACCGTGGACGGCTTCAGCGCGACGGACTTCCACCGGCGGTGCGACTTCAAGGGCCCCTGCGTCGTCGTCGGCTACACAGACGGTGGCTTCCGGTTCGGCGGGTTCAGCCCGGAGGGGTACCGCAGCACGGACGACTACTACGACACGCTGGACGCGTTCCTCTTCTACTGGCCCGACGACGAGCTTGCTCTTGCTGCGCCAGCGGAAGCCACCGAGGCCTCACCGCCGCTGCCCGTGGTGCTGCCGAAGGTGGGCGGGAGCGGCGCGGCGCTGTTCGACTACTCCCGCGGCGGGCCACAGTTCGGCGCCGACGGCCTGCTCATCGGCCCGCCACTCACCGCCGTGATGGGCGTGTTCACTGGACCCGACTCCAGCGCCGGCGTCGGCGACCTCCGCAGCGCGCGCTCGCGGCTCGGCCTGTCGTACGCCAGGCGGGCGGACGGGAAGGAGAGCCTGTTCGGCGACGAGGGCAGGTCCCAGCTcgcggaggtgctcgtcttctgCAACCCGGAGATCGCGAGCCTGTACTGA